Proteins encoded together in one Juglans regia cultivar Chandler chromosome 9, Walnut 2.0, whole genome shotgun sequence window:
- the LOC108990833 gene encoding protein DETOXIFICATION 49-like yields the protein MCQLSSPPPSTSGGCNSDQPNQLLPSTKPQKPDMFTPLIPQNPTLQHQNQHPQKTHLSLAVTEAKCISKIVFPMVLTGLLLYLRSMVSMLFLGHLNDLALAGGSLAIGFANITGYSVLSGLAMGMEPICGQAFGAKRFKLLGLTLQRTVILLLFTSIPISLLWFNMKKILLFCGQNAEIATEAQTYILYSLPDLAAQSLLHPIRIYLRSQSITLPLTLCAAFSIVLHVPINYFLVYVLKLGIKGVALSGVWTNFNLVGSLMVYIAISGAYEKTWGGISFECFKGWRALLNLAIPSCISVCLEWWWYEIMILLCGLLLNPQATVASMGILIQTTALMYIFPSSLSFGVSTRVGNELGANNPKKAKLAASVGLSFSFVLGFSALLFAVMVRKIWANMFTHDTEIIALTSMVLPIIGLCELGNCPQTTGCGVLRGTARPKLGANINLSCFYLVGMPVAVWLSFYAGFDFRGLWLGLLAAQGSCVVTMLFVLARTDWECQALRAKELTREITTTDDNSHDDEGLKDKTQDFSSSLDKVESSQNSLV from the coding sequence ATGTGCCAGTTATCTTCCCCTCCTCCGAGTACTTCTGGTGGATGCAATTCAGACCAACCAAACCAGCTCCTTCCCTCAACCAAACCACAAAAGCCCGACATGTTCACCCCTTTGATACCCCAAAACCCAACACTTCAACATCAAAACCAACATCCCCAAAAAACCCATCTCTCTCTTGCTGTCACCGAAGCCAAATGCATATCCAAGATTGTTTTTCCAATGGTACTAACTGGTCTTTTGCTCTACCTCCGCTCCATGGTCTCCATGCTCTTCCTTGGCCATCTCAACGACCTTGCCTTGGCCGGCGGTTCGCTGGCAATCGGATTCGCTAACATCACTGGTTATTCCGTTCTCTCTGGCCTCGCCATGGGAATGGAACCCATTTGTGGCCAGGCCTTTGGAGCCAAAAGATTCAAACTTCTTGGCCTTACTCTGCAAAGAACAGTGATTCTACTTCTGTTTACTTCAATTCCCATATCACTTTTATGGTTCAATATGAAGAAAATCCTGCTATTTTGTGGTCAGAATGCCGAAATTGCAACCGAAGCTCAGACCTACATTCTCTATTCCCTCCCGGACCTCGCTGCACAATCTCTTCTGCACCCCATTCGAATATATCTACGATCGCAATCCATAACTCTGCCTCTGACTTTGTGTGCGGCCTTTTCTATTGTTCTCCACGTTCCCATCAATTACTTTCTTGTTTATGTGCTGAAACTTGGAATTAAAGGCGTTGCCTTAAGCGGCGTCTGGACTAATTTCAATCTGGTAGGATCGTTGATGGTCTATATTGCAATCTCCGGCGCGTACGAGAAAACATGGGGTGGAATTTCCTTCGAGTGTTTCAAAGGATGGAGAGCTCTTTTGAATTTAGCTATTCCAAGCTGCATTTCAGTTTGCCTGGAATGGTGGTGGTACGAAATCATGATTTTACTCTGCGGGCTTTTACTCAATCCCCAAGCGACCGTTGCTTCAATGGGAATTCTGATTCAAACCACGGCTTTGATGTACATTTTCCCATCTTCTTTAAGCTTTGGTGTGTCAACAAGGGTTGGAAACGAACTAGGTGCGAACAATCCAAAGAAAGCAAAACTTGCCGCGAGTGTCGGCCTCTCTTTCAGCTTCGTGTTGGGATTCTCGGCATTGCTTTTTGCTGTAATGGTTAGGAAGATATGGGCAAACATGTTCACCCATGACACAGAGATTATAGCCTTAACATCTATGGTCTTGCCCATTATCGGACTCTGCGAGCTCGGAAACTGTCCACAAACAACAGGTTGCGGTGTTCTTCGTGGAACAGCTCGGCCAAAACTGGGAGCCAATATCAATCTCAGTTGCTTTTATCTTGTGGGAATGCCGGTTGCTGTGTGGTTGAGCTTTTACGCAGGGTTTGATTTCAGAGGACTATGGCTCGGTCTTTTGGCAGCGCAGGGCTCGTGCGTTGTGACCATGTTGTTCGTTTTGGCTCGAACCGATTGGGAGTGTCAAGCCCTGAGAGCCAAGGAGCTTACCAGAGAGATTACCACCACAGATGATAATAGCCATGATGACGAGGGATTAAAGGATAAAACTCAGGACTTTTCCAGTTCATTGGATAAAGTAGAGAGCAGCCAAAATTCACTAGTTTGA